Proteins co-encoded in one Schaalia radingae genomic window:
- a CDS encoding aldo/keto reductase: MADSTSHVNDIVLKQGMTIPQVGFGTYQIPPEETAERVEQAIEAGYRHIDTAAGYHNEAGVGKAIRRSGLERSDIFVTTKLQNSDHGADRAIEALDNSRRALGLDVIDLYLIHWPVPSKDLFVETWRSMIRMLNTGAVRALGVSNFLPHHLDRLRDETGVTPVILQTEVHPSFSQPDVLSDARNRGMVIEAYSPLGQARDLEDPVILDIAERAGVTAAQAVLAWHMQRGRVVIPKTTSPERMEENLAAAGVSLPETDLEAIDALHSESGRIGAHPDEFE; the protein is encoded by the coding sequence ATGGCTGATTCGACCTCTCACGTGAATGACATTGTGTTGAAACAGGGAATGACCATCCCGCAAGTTGGTTTTGGTACCTACCAAATTCCGCCTGAGGAAACTGCAGAACGGGTCGAACAGGCGATTGAGGCGGGATATCGGCACATCGACACTGCCGCTGGATATCACAATGAAGCCGGCGTTGGTAAGGCGATTCGACGTTCAGGTCTGGAGCGTTCCGATATTTTCGTGACGACGAAGTTGCAAAATAGCGATCACGGTGCTGACCGAGCCATTGAGGCGCTGGATAATTCCCGACGTGCGCTTGGTCTCGATGTCATCGACCTGTATCTGATTCACTGGCCGGTTCCCTCGAAAGATCTTTTTGTCGAAACGTGGCGTTCCATGATCCGCATGCTCAACACGGGAGCCGTGCGCGCGCTGGGCGTCTCCAACTTTCTGCCTCATCACCTCGACCGTCTACGCGACGAGACGGGCGTGACACCGGTGATCTTACAAACCGAAGTTCATCCGTCTTTCTCGCAGCCTGACGTATTGTCTGATGCTCGTAACCGGGGGATGGTCATCGAAGCGTACTCACCGTTGGGCCAGGCGCGCGACCTCGAGGACCCGGTGATCCTCGACATCGCTGAGCGTGCCGGTGTCACCGCGGCGCAGGCTGTTCTGGCGTGGCATATGCAACGTGGTCGCGTGGTCATTCCCAAGACCACGTCGCCTGAGCGCATGGAGGAAAACCTGGCTGCAGCTGGTGTGAGCCTGCCGGAAACTGACTTGGAGGCGATCGATGCCCTCCACAGTGAAAGCGGCCGCATCGGGGCGCATCCGGACGAATTTGAGTAA
- the lysA gene encoding diaminopimelate decarboxylase, with amino-acid sequence MWPWSARRTDDGVIEIGGCALTEMAEEFGTPLFVLDDRDLQARARMWASTMTEEFWDGYGMNGGDAFYAAKAFMCSHVARTATERGMGIDTSTFGELTSALRSGVDPERIGLHGNNKSDEEIRVALTAGNGRGIARIFVDSPGEVEQIQRIAAESGVTARVMVRVKTGIHAGGNEMIQTSHEDQKFGLSVAGDDAMSVVRAILDAPNLTLVGLHNHIGSQIAQAEPFAHAARIVMAFRHRIHEELGVLVDDIDLGGGLGIAYTSTDPIPPTPAQVARELATTVRAEAERYHEPVPRVSVEPGRSVIGTTTVTVYTVGAVKDVQVSDDLVRRYVAVDGGMSDNIRPALYDAEYSVTLANRRLSAPLVRCRVVGKHCESGDIVVKDVDLPADLHRGDLLVVLATGAYGWSMASNYNMVPRPGVVAVRDGNAEVIVRSQSVEDLLACDVGLA; translated from the coding sequence ATGTGGCCGTGGTCAGCTCGCCGCACAGATGATGGTGTCATCGAAATCGGTGGGTGCGCGCTGACGGAGATGGCCGAAGAGTTCGGCACGCCGCTTTTTGTTCTGGATGATCGCGACCTTCAGGCTCGCGCGCGTATGTGGGCGTCCACCATGACCGAGGAATTCTGGGACGGATACGGCATGAACGGTGGCGACGCATTCTATGCCGCCAAGGCTTTCATGTGCTCCCACGTGGCCCGCACCGCCACTGAACGTGGCATGGGCATCGACACCTCCACCTTCGGGGAGTTGACCAGTGCGCTGCGCAGCGGCGTGGACCCCGAGCGCATCGGCCTGCATGGGAACAATAAGTCGGACGAGGAAATCCGTGTGGCGCTCACTGCTGGTAACGGCCGAGGCATTGCCCGCATCTTCGTGGACTCACCTGGTGAAGTGGAGCAGATTCAACGCATTGCGGCCGAGAGCGGCGTGACAGCGCGTGTCATGGTTCGAGTGAAGACCGGCATCCATGCAGGTGGCAACGAGATGATTCAAACCAGCCACGAAGACCAGAAATTTGGTCTATCGGTGGCAGGAGACGATGCGATGAGCGTCGTCCGTGCGATTCTTGATGCTCCGAACCTGACGCTGGTGGGTCTGCATAACCATATCGGCTCGCAGATCGCTCAGGCTGAGCCTTTTGCCCACGCCGCACGGATAGTCATGGCTTTCCGCCACAGGATTCATGAGGAACTGGGTGTCCTCGTCGATGACATCGATCTGGGTGGGGGACTGGGCATCGCCTATACGTCAACCGACCCGATTCCACCCACACCTGCGCAGGTGGCGCGTGAATTGGCTACAACCGTTCGAGCAGAAGCTGAGCGCTATCACGAACCAGTCCCGCGAGTGAGCGTGGAGCCAGGACGCTCCGTGATCGGCACGACAACGGTCACCGTGTACACGGTGGGTGCGGTGAAGGACGTGCAGGTCAGTGACGATCTGGTGCGCCGCTACGTGGCTGTCGACGGGGGAATGTCGGACAATATTCGACCCGCACTGTACGACGCGGAATATTCCGTCACGCTGGCGAATCGGCGGCTTAGTGCTCCGCTGGTGCGCTGCCGAGTGGTTGGAAAGCATTGCGAGTCCGGTGACATCGTCGTGAAGGACGTCGACCTGCCCGCTGACCTGCATCGCGGTGACCTGCTGGTGGTGCTGGCGACGGGAGCCTATGGCTGGTCGATGGCGTCGAATTACAACATGGTGCCGCGGCCAGGCGTTGTGGCCGTGCGCGACGGGAATGCTGAGGTTATCGTGCGTTCCCAAAGCGTGGAAGATCTACTGGCCTGCGACGTGGGCCTCGCCTGA
- the argS gene encoding arginine--tRNA ligase gives MTPEELSALITRIVRDAAHAGTITLDEADIPETVTVERPRQREHGDWASNVAMQLAKKAHTAPRALATVVADALRENEGIDSVEIAGPGFINIRLAAASAGELARTIVEAGEAYGHNDSLAGTHINLEYVSANPTGPIHLGGARWAAVGDSLARLISVSGAEVTREYYFNDHGSQIDRFARSLVARARGQEAPEDGYGGQYIQDIADQVRHDAAAAGEPDPATLPDEEAVEAFRARGVDLMFAQIKDRLRAFRAEFDVFFHEDSLHTSGAVTRAIEILRERGEVFDEDGAVWLRTTDYGDDKDRVLIKSDGQAAYFAGDVAYYLDKRSRGADAAIYLLGADHHGYIGRMMAMCEAFGDKPGVNMQILIGQMVNLVKDGQPVRMSKRAGTIVTLDDLVDAVGVDAARYSLVRVSMDSNVDIDLDLLSSHTNENPVYYVQYAHARTCNVARNAAEHGVSRDAGFDPSALDHPADSELLGVLATFPALVAQAASMREPHRVARYLEQLAATYHAWYGQCRVTPRADEDVTESHVARLWLNDAVTRVLRNGLALLGVSAPERM, from the coding sequence ATGACGCCTGAAGAACTTTCTGCACTGATCACGCGCATTGTGCGCGATGCCGCCCACGCCGGCACCATCACCCTGGATGAGGCTGACATCCCTGAAACAGTGACCGTGGAACGCCCTCGGCAACGCGAACACGGAGACTGGGCATCCAACGTTGCGATGCAACTGGCCAAGAAAGCACACACCGCGCCGCGTGCCCTGGCCACCGTCGTGGCAGACGCACTGCGTGAGAACGAGGGGATCGACAGCGTTGAGATCGCAGGTCCGGGATTCATTAACATCCGACTGGCCGCAGCCAGTGCCGGCGAGCTTGCGCGCACCATCGTGGAAGCAGGCGAAGCATATGGGCACAACGACTCACTTGCCGGCACGCATATCAACCTCGAATACGTCTCGGCCAACCCGACCGGCCCGATTCATCTGGGTGGCGCACGCTGGGCGGCCGTGGGCGACTCGCTGGCCCGTTTGATCAGCGTGAGCGGCGCAGAGGTCACGCGCGAATACTATTTCAACGATCACGGCTCCCAGATTGACCGTTTCGCCCGCTCACTGGTGGCGCGCGCTCGCGGTCAGGAAGCGCCCGAGGACGGGTATGGCGGCCAGTACATTCAGGACATCGCAGACCAGGTGCGTCACGATGCGGCGGCAGCAGGGGAGCCAGATCCCGCCACACTGCCGGATGAAGAGGCTGTCGAGGCATTTCGCGCTCGCGGCGTTGACCTGATGTTCGCGCAGATCAAGGATCGCCTGCGCGCCTTCCGCGCCGAATTTGACGTGTTCTTCCACGAAGACTCCCTGCACACCTCCGGAGCCGTCACACGTGCCATCGAAATCCTGCGCGAACGCGGCGAAGTGTTTGACGAGGATGGCGCCGTCTGGCTGCGCACCACCGATTACGGTGATGACAAAGACCGCGTCCTCATCAAGTCGGACGGCCAGGCTGCCTACTTCGCAGGCGACGTGGCCTACTACCTGGATAAGCGCTCCCGCGGAGCAGACGCAGCAATCTACCTGCTCGGCGCTGACCACCACGGCTACATCGGCCGCATGATGGCCATGTGCGAAGCATTTGGTGACAAGCCAGGTGTCAACATGCAGATCCTGATCGGCCAGATGGTCAACCTGGTCAAGGACGGACAACCGGTGCGCATGTCGAAACGAGCCGGCACGATCGTCACCCTTGATGACCTGGTGGATGCTGTGGGCGTTGACGCCGCGCGCTACTCACTGGTGCGCGTATCGATGGATTCAAACGTGGACATCGACCTGGACCTGCTGTCCTCGCACACAAACGAAAACCCTGTCTACTACGTGCAGTACGCACACGCCAGAACCTGCAACGTGGCGCGTAATGCAGCTGAACACGGTGTCAGCCGAGACGCCGGATTCGACCCGTCCGCGTTGGACCATCCTGCCGACAGTGAACTGCTCGGAGTGCTCGCCACATTCCCGGCACTTGTTGCGCAGGCCGCTTCAATGCGTGAACCTCATCGTGTGGCCCGTTACCTCGAACAACTTGCTGCGACGTACCACGCATGGTACGGGCAGTGCCGCGTCACCCCTCGCGCTGACGAGGACGTGACCGAGTCCCACGTGGCCCGCCTGTGGCTCAACGATGCGGTGACGCGGGTTCTGCGTAACGGACTGGCACTGCTGGGAGTGAGCGCCCCCGAGCGCATGTAG
- a CDS encoding tyrosine-type recombinase/integrase, whose translation MPRNTHQQQRPFGKIKRLPSGNYRADYPDPRKNGKRIAAPATFSRKEDAQVWLSTEKQSIDRGTWKSPEQVERERAEAERKARYDNMTFGDYYPMFRKSVRWAPSSARTREPRIKKYILPYWEDVPIKQIDKYMIDQWVTEVVAPLGYGQRKEVWRLFKQIMRAAEDSDVIDVVPKVSRHSKDLIRPQVNEPPAHSNRALSREEVQNVIAEASDESRPALVLMVVTGMRPGEVRGLKPKAIDFKNNLVRIEHTVKMEGEAQRGEDNAKTRSSLRTIPIDPRITAMLKQHISSHMTGVDAYVFQSPKEKGRAVSLTSFQKTVKATQKRHDYDRMAPYCLRHTFETQAQLTSGAIMMDVDAMMGHEVRNDPNMQRRYSHASLERQRLVATFMADWVLNPPASKAETRTDIVG comes from the coding sequence ATGCCACGCAACACGCACCAACAGCAGCGCCCCTTCGGTAAAATCAAGCGCCTACCGTCCGGGAATTACAGGGCGGACTATCCAGACCCACGCAAGAATGGGAAGCGTATAGCCGCCCCAGCCACGTTCTCACGCAAGGAAGACGCGCAAGTATGGCTATCGACTGAGAAGCAATCTATTGACCGGGGAACGTGGAAAAGCCCTGAACAGGTGGAGCGTGAGCGCGCCGAAGCAGAACGCAAAGCCCGGTACGACAATATGACGTTTGGCGACTACTACCCGATGTTCAGGAAGTCCGTCCGATGGGCACCCTCATCAGCGCGCACACGAGAACCAAGAATCAAGAAATATATTCTGCCCTACTGGGAAGACGTTCCGATCAAGCAGATCGACAAGTACATGATTGACCAGTGGGTGACCGAGGTTGTCGCACCATTGGGCTACGGGCAGCGCAAGGAAGTATGGCGCTTGTTTAAGCAGATTATGAGAGCGGCGGAAGATTCCGACGTGATCGACGTGGTGCCGAAGGTCAGCAGACACTCGAAGGATCTTATACGCCCACAGGTCAACGAGCCGCCCGCTCACTCCAACCGTGCTTTATCGCGTGAGGAAGTACAGAACGTGATAGCCGAAGCGTCCGACGAGAGCAGACCCGCCTTAGTTCTCATGGTTGTTACCGGCATGAGGCCGGGAGAAGTCAGAGGCTTGAAGCCCAAGGCGATTGACTTCAAGAACAATCTTGTGCGCATCGAGCACACAGTGAAGATGGAAGGCGAGGCGCAGCGAGGCGAGGACAACGCTAAGACGCGCTCCAGTCTTCGCACCATTCCGATTGACCCGCGCATCACCGCGATGTTGAAGCAGCACATTAGTAGCCATATGACCGGGGTGGATGCTTACGTGTTCCAGTCACCTAAAGAAAAAGGGCGGGCTGTCTCACTGACCAGTTTCCAAAAGACCGTGAAGGCCACACAGAAACGGCATGACTATGACCGGATGGCACCCTACTGTTTGCGCCACACGTTCGAGACGCAAGCCCAGCTAACCAGTGGTGCCATCATGATGGATGTCGACGCGATGATGGGGCACGAGGTCAGGAATGATCCGAATATGCAGCGCCGCTATTCTCACGCAAGCTTGGAGCGCCAGCGCCTTGTGGCCACCTTCATGGCTGATTGGGTATTGAACCCACCAGCGAGCAAA